The Candidatus Mycolicibacterium alkanivorans genome contains a region encoding:
- a CDS encoding tyrosine-type recombinase/integrase, giving the protein MHPERTVFDAMLAGWRAQQRSRLLADATVLWRERIMRRFAEFTDGVPWTWTASDVEDWTSSLLSRNGHVHTTIRSYQGAVACFLDYVVDARYGWVAECEARFGTHPVQICHEWNTAVHVADYEGRPGRRPFTRAELQALFDYADARVGEVRATGRKGWLAAFRDATLFKVTYAWGLRRREAAMLDVADFTTNPAVPELGRFGTLAVRYGKAMRGSPPRRRQVATVMPWAAEVVEEYVTEVRSCYPAADHPGLFLTERGERISVRQVDDRFAVYRAGADLPENLTPHCLRHSYISHLIEDGVDPTFVQRQAGHSWASTTAGYTTVGADHANRMLRAAVDRAFVAAPQGNLP; this is encoded by the coding sequence TTGCACCCCGAGCGGACAGTGTTCGATGCGATGCTGGCCGGGTGGCGGGCGCAGCAGCGCAGCAGGCTGCTCGCGGACGCAACGGTGCTGTGGCGAGAGCGGATCATGCGCCGATTCGCCGAGTTCACCGACGGGGTCCCGTGGACCTGGACGGCGAGTGATGTCGAGGACTGGACCAGTAGCCTGCTATCGCGTAACGGCCACGTGCACACCACGATCCGCTCCTATCAGGGTGCGGTGGCGTGCTTCCTGGATTACGTGGTCGACGCCCGCTATGGCTGGGTGGCCGAATGTGAGGCGCGGTTCGGGACGCATCCGGTGCAGATCTGTCACGAGTGGAACACCGCGGTGCACGTCGCCGACTACGAAGGTAGGCCGGGACGGCGGCCGTTCACTCGCGCGGAGTTGCAGGCGTTGTTCGATTATGCCGATGCCCGGGTGGGCGAGGTCCGCGCGACCGGTCGCAAGGGCTGGCTGGCGGCGTTTCGCGACGCGACACTTTTCAAAGTGACTTACGCCTGGGGGCTACGCCGGCGGGAGGCGGCGATGCTCGATGTCGCCGACTTCACGACGAATCCGGCGGTTCCGGAGTTGGGCCGATTCGGCACGTTGGCAGTGCGCTACGGCAAGGCGATGCGCGGGTCGCCACCGCGGCGGCGCCAAGTGGCGACCGTGATGCCGTGGGCGGCCGAGGTGGTCGAAGAGTACGTGACCGAGGTCCGGTCCTGCTATCCCGCGGCTGACCATCCGGGGCTGTTTCTCACCGAAAGGGGCGAGCGGATCTCGGTGCGTCAGGTCGACGACCGGTTCGCCGTCTATCGGGCCGGCGCTGATCTGCCGGAGAATCTCACCCCACACTGCCTGCGTCACTCTTACATTTCCCACCTCATAGAGGACGGTGTCGACCCGACATTTGTGCAGCGCCAGGCGGGGCATTCGTGGGCGTCGACGACGGCCGGCTACACCACGGTCGGCGCCGATCACGCCAATCGGATGCTGCGCGCGGCCGTGGACCGGGCCTTTGTTGCTGCACCGCAAGGGAACTTGCCATGA
- a CDS encoding MAE_28990/MAE_18760 family HEPN-like nuclease, protein MTSQAQTAFIENCGDIDRLLEIHGDITPEGRGRKWQVEALHKSAFVLLTAFWEAFCEDLAAEALDHLVKHSTTANGLPSELRKLVAQELKTDPHELAVWRLAENGWRTVLSSRLAKLQAERNRKLNTPKTAQINDLFKSAVGVENVAKAWYWPGMRADAAAKKLDAFVTLRGEIAHRGSAATSVTKLKVNEYYNHVKRLTTRTETRVAEVITTSTGANPW, encoded by the coding sequence ATGACCAGCCAGGCCCAAACGGCGTTCATAGAGAACTGCGGGGACATCGACCGTCTCCTTGAGATCCACGGCGATATCACCCCTGAAGGTCGCGGTCGGAAGTGGCAGGTCGAGGCGCTCCACAAGTCCGCTTTCGTGCTGCTCACGGCGTTCTGGGAGGCCTTTTGCGAAGATCTCGCTGCGGAGGCGCTCGACCATCTCGTCAAGCATTCGACAACGGCAAACGGTCTGCCATCGGAGCTTCGGAAACTGGTTGCTCAAGAACTCAAGACCGACCCGCATGAGTTGGCCGTATGGCGACTGGCTGAAAACGGCTGGCGCACAGTCTTGTCGTCCCGACTCGCAAAGCTGCAGGCGGAGCGGAACAGAAAGCTGAACACACCGAAGACCGCCCAGATCAACGATCTCTTCAAGAGCGCGGTCGGCGTTGAGAACGTCGCGAAGGCTTGGTACTGGCCGGGCATGAGGGCTGACGCTGCCGCAAAGAAGCTCGACGCGTTCGTGACACTCCGAGGCGAAATAGCTCATCGGGGATCAGCAGCTACCAGCGTGACGAAGCTGAAGGTCAACGAATACTACAACCACGTCAAGCGGCTCACTACCCGCACCGAGACGCGAGTTGCTGAGGTGATTACCACCAGCACTGGGGCGAATCCATGGTGA
- a CDS encoding helix-turn-helix domain-containing protein has translation MRASTLLNSLFHLPGVRVGKAAVVDGELQVTVSLRRRRLCCPQCSFTTRHRYDTREVDSSWRHLDMGGRVCRIVLRRRRLRCCEHGVLAEAVPFARPDSRHTRDFEDLVAWLVTKADKTTVSTFARIAWRTVGAICERVAAEVLDPDRLCGLVDIGVDEISWRKHHRLT, from the coding sequence GTGCGCGCATCAACCCTACTCAATTCCCTGTTCCATCTGCCCGGTGTGCGGGTCGGCAAGGCTGCCGTGGTGGACGGTGAGCTGCAGGTCACAGTCAGCCTGCGCCGGCGGCGGCTGTGCTGCCCGCAGTGTTCGTTTACCACCCGGCACCGCTATGACACCCGTGAGGTGGACTCATCGTGGCGACATCTGGACATGGGTGGGCGGGTATGCCGGATCGTGTTGCGACGCAGACGGCTGCGCTGCTGCGAGCATGGTGTGTTGGCCGAAGCGGTGCCGTTCGCGCGTCCTGATTCCCGCCACACCCGCGACTTCGAGGATCTGGTGGCGTGGCTGGTCACCAAGGCCGACAAGACCACCGTGAGCACCTTCGCCCGCATCGCCTGGCGCACCGTGGGCGCGATCTGTGAGCGGGTCGCCGCCGAGGTGTTAGACCCCGACCGGCTGTGCGGGCTGGTCGACATCGGCGTCGATGAGATCTCCTGGCGCAAACACCACCGCCTGACTTAG
- a CDS encoding class I SAM-dependent methyltransferase: MDKLTSLAVDATSHTSFSARARHRRWIKFVETFPAIADMEVLDLGGTPDYWESAPLKPKHVTLVNLRSLPNTDSVNAVCGDACAPPDNVIGRNYDLVVSNSLIEHVGGHAQRVRLADVIHGAARHHWVQTPYRYFPIEPHWLFPGLQFLPFSARVGITTRWKSGHRFTRNRQQAIDSVHEVDLIGITQMADYFPDSAIWREKFGGLVKSIVAIR; encoded by the coding sequence GTGGACAAGCTAACCAGCCTCGCTGTCGATGCGACCAGCCACACCTCGTTCTCGGCGCGCGCACGCCATCGGCGGTGGATCAAATTCGTCGAGACATTCCCTGCAATCGCCGACATGGAGGTCCTTGATCTAGGTGGAACGCCGGACTACTGGGAGTCGGCTCCGTTGAAGCCTAAGCATGTGACACTTGTCAACTTGCGTTCGCTTCCTAATACAGATTCGGTCAACGCGGTCTGCGGGGACGCTTGTGCCCCTCCGGATAACGTCATCGGCCGCAACTACGACTTAGTCGTTTCGAATAGCTTGATCGAGCATGTCGGGGGACATGCGCAACGAGTTCGATTGGCGGATGTGATCCACGGAGCAGCGCGGCATCATTGGGTTCAAACTCCTTACAGATACTTTCCAATTGAGCCGCATTGGTTATTTCCAGGACTTCAATTTCTGCCGTTCAGCGCCCGTGTAGGGATTACGACACGATGGAAGTCCGGACATCGCTTCACGAGGAACCGCCAGCAGGCAATAGATTCAGTTCACGAGGTAGATCTCATCGGTATTACTCAAATGGCTGACTACTTCCCCGACTCGGCAATATGGCGAGAGAAGTTCGGCGGTCTTGTGAAATCGATCGTCGCGATACGGTAG
- a CDS encoding IS1380 family transposase has protein sequence MKSSAAVSRVKVSADGHGVVSHAGVGMLRELADLSGLSAGVTAALADTYRGPWIYPPGAVFADLAAAVADGATCIDGVGQLCGDREHVFGPAASTTTMWRLVDERIDAAHLPAIRAARCDARAAAWAAGAAPAAGRWLHIDLDATITIDHSDNKENAAATWKKTYGHHPLLAFLDRPEVAGGEALAGLLRAGNAGSNTAADHITVLGWALESLPAAYRPDPHDPTAHKILVRSDSAGATHKFAAECRRQGVGFSFGFAVDARVRDAVDTLNLAEAWYPAIDSSGAIRDGAWVAEATGLVEMSSWPEGTRLILRRERPHPGAQLRFTDADGMRVTAFITDTPNGVVDGQLAGLELRHRQHARVEDRIREAKTTGLRNLPCHGFDANAAWLEIILTATDLVAWTKLIGFADQPDIAGCEIDTFRYRVLHVAARITRAARRTHLRIDATWRWAHAIATAWQRLRTAFG, from the coding sequence GTGAAGAGTAGCGCAGCGGTTTCCCGAGTGAAAGTGTCCGCGGATGGTCATGGCGTCGTGTCTCACGCCGGGGTGGGGATGCTGCGGGAACTGGCGGATCTGTCCGGGCTGTCGGCGGGGGTCACCGCGGCGTTGGCCGACACCTATCGGGGCCCGTGGATCTACCCGCCGGGGGCGGTGTTCGCCGATCTCGCCGCGGCGGTCGCTGACGGCGCGACCTGCATCGACGGGGTCGGGCAGTTGTGCGGGGACCGTGAGCACGTGTTCGGTCCGGCCGCCTCGACGACCACGATGTGGCGGCTGGTCGACGAGCGGATCGACGCCGCGCACCTGCCGGCGATCCGGGCGGCGCGCTGCGATGCGCGGGCGGCGGCGTGGGCTGCCGGGGCTGCGCCGGCCGCTGGCAGGTGGCTGCACATCGACCTCGACGCCACCATCACCATCGACCATTCCGACAACAAGGAGAACGCGGCCGCGACCTGGAAGAAGACCTACGGTCACCACCCGCTGCTGGCGTTCCTGGACCGCCCCGAGGTCGCCGGCGGCGAAGCGCTGGCCGGGCTGCTGCGAGCGGGCAACGCCGGCAGCAACACCGCCGCCGATCACATCACCGTGTTGGGCTGGGCGCTGGAATCGCTGCCGGCCGCCTACCGACCCGACCCGCACGATCCCACCGCCCACAAGATCCTGGTGCGGTCGGATTCCGCCGGTGCCACGCACAAGTTCGCCGCCGAATGCCGCAGGCAAGGGGTGGGGTTCTCGTTCGGGTTCGCCGTCGACGCCCGCGTGCGCGACGCGGTCGACACCCTCAACCTCGCCGAGGCCTGGTATCCGGCGATCGACTCCAGCGGCGCGATCCGCGACGGCGCCTGGGTCGCCGAGGCCACCGGCCTGGTCGAGATGAGCAGCTGGCCCGAGGGCACCCGGCTGATCCTGCGCAGGGAACGCCCCCACCCCGGCGCGCAGCTGCGGTTCACCGACGCCGACGGGATGCGGGTCACCGCCTTCATCACCGACACACCCAACGGCGTCGTCGACGGGCAACTCGCCGGCCTGGAGCTGCGGCATCGCCAACACGCCCGCGTCGAGGACCGCATCCGCGAGGCCAAAACCACCGGGCTGCGCAACCTGCCCTGCCACGGCTTCGATGCCAACGCTGCCTGGCTCGAAATCATCCTCACCGCAACCGATCTCGTGGCCTGGACCAAACTCATCGGCTTCGCCGACCAGCCCGACATCGCCGGCTGCGAGATCGACACCTTCCGCTACCGCGTCCTGCACGTCGCCGCCCGCATCACCCGCGCCGCCCGACGCACCCACCTGCGCATCGACGCCACATGGCGCTGGGCCCACGCCATCGCCACCGCATGGCAGCGCCTGCGCACCGCCTTCGGTTGA